One genomic region from Thermogemmatispora onikobensis encodes:
- a CDS encoding PP2C family protein-serine/threonine phosphatase, whose amino-acid sequence MPHARGRRRQASVASEPSRFVFSACSIPCERHPEHNEDSFISDASTGLAAVFDGVGGSAAGEIAARIAARCTHQGWKTVMRRLQQRYPSGLLLDQPGEHHQELGRYLREVLEEADELIRTEGAQLAGTDDLATTVALGVFCPLSNAPGALLFYAHVGDSRIYLLRPGEPLRRLTTDDGLLGKLVENKVLRDSDALRIDQAMRFEDLSDLELNYFRWRGGITQALGGPLPPTIHVDQTTIAPGDRVLFCTDGIHDNLTDEEIAALLKAGPRSSVARLLVERSLQRSREERHLTIRAKPDDITAVVVTCRF is encoded by the coding sequence ATGCCGCATGCAAGAGGCCGCCGGCGCCAGGCCAGCGTCGCCTCTGAGCCGTCTCGCTTTGTGTTTTCTGCCTGTAGTATCCCCTGTGAAAGGCACCCAGAGCACAACGAGGACAGTTTTATCTCTGATGCCTCAACTGGCCTGGCCGCTGTTTTCGATGGCGTCGGTGGCAGCGCCGCCGGCGAAATCGCCGCTCGTATCGCGGCCCGCTGCACGCATCAGGGCTGGAAAACTGTGATGCGCCGCCTGCAACAGCGTTACCCCAGCGGCCTCTTGCTGGATCAGCCGGGAGAGCACCATCAAGAGCTTGGCCGCTACTTGCGCGAGGTGCTGGAAGAGGCCGACGAGCTGATCCGCACGGAAGGCGCGCAGCTGGCCGGAACCGACGACCTGGCGACAACGGTCGCCCTCGGCGTCTTTTGCCCCCTCTCTAATGCCCCCGGAGCCTTGCTCTTCTATGCCCATGTCGGCGATAGCCGCATCTATTTACTCCGACCCGGCGAGCCGCTCCGCCGTCTGACCACCGACGATGGCTTGCTGGGAAAGTTGGTGGAAAATAAGGTGCTCAGAGATAGCGATGCCCTGCGCATCGATCAGGCGATGCGCTTCGAAGATCTCTCGGATCTGGAGCTGAACTACTTCCGCTGGCGCGGCGGCATTACTCAGGCCCTCGGCGGCCCCCTACCCCCCACTATTCACGTGGACCAGACGACGATCGCTCCAGGCGACCGCGTGCTCTTCTGCACCGACGGCATCCACGATAATTTGACCGATGAGGAGATCGCGGCTTTGCTCAAGGCTGGCCCCCGCTCTTCGGTGGCTCGCCTCCTGGTCGAACGCTCGCTACAACGCTCGCGCGAGGAGCGCCATCTGACCATTCGAGCAAAACCCGATGATATCACTGCTGTTGTTGTGACCTGCCGCTTCTAG
- a CDS encoding CAP domain-containing protein, translated as MRRDRLTFKVISLFVLLLLLPACASGGNSSSRSQPARDAAHAPLGSGAFTNLERLATPTPTVLIPSQHLTPTPPPTTTKTSGSQATPLASASAPYGPPPPLTALEQYLTQKLFEQINSDRAAQGLYPYVWNATLAAGARLHSWNMYHCGFSHTCPDGLPQCTRIANEGFSFSDCGENIGLAGPSNPAWTNVYQVQESMANEPATGWHHIHLFSTTLHRVGIGVYVDPSGWVWFTEDFIS; from the coding sequence ATGAGAAGAGATCGGCTGACGTTCAAGGTGATCAGTCTCTTTGTGCTCCTGTTGTTGTTGCCCGCCTGCGCGAGCGGCGGGAACAGCAGCAGTCGCTCTCAACCCGCACGCGATGCGGCCCACGCCCCCCTCGGCAGCGGAGCCTTTACCAATTTGGAGCGGCTGGCAACGCCAACACCTACGGTTCTGATCCCCAGTCAGCATCTCACCCCCACGCCTCCCCCCACCACTACGAAGACAAGCGGCTCTCAGGCAACTCCCCTGGCCAGCGCTTCCGCTCCCTATGGCCCTCCTCCCCCGCTTACAGCTTTGGAGCAATACCTGACTCAAAAGCTCTTCGAGCAGATCAATAGTGATCGGGCGGCCCAGGGCCTCTATCCCTACGTGTGGAACGCGACGTTAGCTGCTGGCGCTCGCTTGCATAGTTGGAATATGTACCACTGTGGCTTTAGCCATACCTGCCCCGATGGCCTGCCGCAGTGTACACGTATCGCTAACGAAGGTTTCAGCTTCAGCGATTGCGGCGAGAATATCGGTCTGGCCGGCCCCTCAAATCCTGCCTGGACCAATGTCTATCAGGTCCAGGAAAGCATGGCGAATGAGCCGGCAACGGGCTGGCACCACATCCATCTCTTTAGCACGACATTGCACCGCGTGGGCATCGGGGTCTATGTCGATCCTTCGGGCTGGGTCTGGTTTACGGAGGACTTCATTAGTTAG
- a CDS encoding type 1 glutamine amidotransferase, translating to MEQTQQTGQIEQMRQQSRSQRVLAIQQIWDDPPGYLGEILAEHGIACDTVHAERGPLPDHPGDYGALLVLGGPQHVGEDERYPYLRQEQALIRQAVEQDIPFLGICLGGQLLANVLGAEVKRHDFVELGFYQVQLTEAGQRDPLFEGLPGYQQVIHWHEDVFGLPAGAVLLATSPSAPHQAFRYGRCAYGLQYHIELTPAMLDLWLYTPDYREEIISLLGPDAIERLEQERARFYPLYRQHTRLVFENFLRLAGLLPAPSGHEPGR from the coding sequence ATGGAGCAGACGCAGCAGACGGGACAGATAGAACAAATGAGGCAACAGAGCCGCTCGCAGCGCGTTTTAGCTATTCAACAGATCTGGGATGATCCTCCCGGCTACCTTGGCGAGATCCTCGCTGAGCACGGCATCGCCTGCGATACTGTGCACGCCGAGCGGGGCCCGCTGCCGGATCATCCGGGTGACTACGGCGCCCTCCTCGTGCTGGGCGGTCCCCAGCATGTGGGCGAGGATGAGCGCTACCCCTATCTCCGCCAGGAGCAGGCCCTGATTCGCCAGGCTGTTGAGCAGGACATTCCTTTCCTTGGCATTTGCCTGGGAGGACAATTGCTTGCGAATGTGTTGGGAGCGGAGGTCAAACGGCACGATTTTGTGGAGCTGGGCTTCTACCAGGTGCAATTGACCGAGGCCGGGCAGCGCGACCCGCTTTTTGAGGGACTGCCGGGCTATCAGCAGGTGATCCACTGGCATGAGGACGTCTTCGGCCTGCCTGCAGGCGCCGTTCTGCTGGCCACCAGCCCGAGCGCGCCTCATCAGGCTTTCCGCTATGGGCGCTGCGCTTATGGATTGCAATACCACATCGAGCTGACGCCCGCGATGCTGGACCTGTGGCTCTATACCCCTGACTACCGCGAGGAAATTATCTCGCTCTTGGGGCCTGACGCTATCGAGCGCCTGGAGCAGGAACGCGCCCGCTTCTATCCGCTCTATCGCCAGCATACGCGCCTGGTTTTCGAAAACTTCCTGCGCCTGGCCGGGCTTCTGCCAGCACCTTCTGGCCATGAGCCAGGCAGGTAA